The following proteins come from a genomic window of Trifolium pratense cultivar HEN17-A07 linkage group LG4, ARS_RC_1.1, whole genome shotgun sequence:
- the LOC123919579 gene encoding uncharacterized protein LOC123919579 isoform X3 → MGSYATWSCLNYIPNRLAGVAMIAPTINYEWPSLPKSLVKDDYRKRVIKLAMWLARYFPRLLHWWVRQKWLPSNSVIEKNPAFFNKRDIEILERIPGFPMLTKDKLRHQVVFDTLRGDWMIAFGNWEFDPMKLSNPFPQNNRSSVHIWQGYEDKVVPSQIQRFISEKLPWIQYHEVVDGGHLIVHYSGLGEAILKALLLGEEDISYKPRSLKSVS, encoded by the exons ATGGGATCATATGCTACCTGGAGTTGTCTCAACTATATCCCTAACAG GCTAGCTGGTGTGGCTATGATAGCACCAACCATCAACTATGAATGGCCTTCCCTTCCTAAGAGTCTTGTAAAGGATGACTACAGAAAGAGAGTTATCAAGTTGGCTATGTGGCTTGCAAGATATTTTCCTAGACTGTTACACTGGTGGGTGAGACAAAAGTGGCTCCCTTCAAATTCTGTCATAGAAAAAAATCCAGCATTCTTCAACAAAAGAGATATAGAAATTTTAGAGAGAATTCCTGGGTTTCCAATGCTTACTAAG GATAAATTGAGGCACCAGGTTGTTTTTGACACACTCAGGGGTGATTGGATGATTGCCTTTGGCAATTGGGAATTTGATCCAATGAAGCTTAGTAATCCATTCCCTCAGAATAACAGAAGTTCAGTTCACATTTGGCAGGGCTATGAAGATAAAGTAGTACCCTCTCAAATTCAAAGATTCATTTCAGAGAAGCTACCATGGATACAATATCATGAAGTTGTAGATGGTGGCCATTTGATTGTACATTATAGTGGCTTAGGCGAGGCGATTTTGAAGGCACTTTTACTTGGGGAAGAAGATATTTCATATAAACCTAGATCATTAAAATCTGTATCTTAA